Proteins co-encoded in one Montipora capricornis isolate CH-2021 chromosome 12, ASM3666992v2, whole genome shotgun sequence genomic window:
- the LOC138025607 gene encoding probable G-protein coupled receptor 45, with protein sequence MKYKAYVSIYFASSILFLVLSPVAVVGNALILAAIWKRTFQRTWLHVLLSGLAFSDFCIGLIVQPLLALCFFLFLDESGVVDAPKHLNAYIIITFVGLMSGTFFSNVESILLTLLSIERWLHMSRRSLMTPRRRCLAVALLLVVPALLLVLNAVQYLRLRKVDVALTIINVVVIVLCYFITSFAYYKLYRIIRQHQQQVQGNQSSQNVGQPAINLAKYKRSVKSMLYIFALFSVTLTPVVGGIAFLLSRAENLSCLEATAVFYASLSICFLSPSLSPALYLWRMNELRDGVKSLFCTSD encoded by the coding sequence ATGAAGTACAAAGCTTATGTTTCCATTTATTTCGCAAGTAGCAtccttttccttgttttgtccCCCGTGGCAGTGGTGGGAAATGCATTGATCTTGGCAGCGATTTGGAAAAGGACATTTCAGAGGACGTGGCTTCACGTTCTTCTTAGTGGTTTGGCGTTCAGTGATTTCTGCATAGGACTCATTGTTCAACCATTACTggctctttgtttttttctgtttcttgacGAGTCAGGTGTAGTAGACGCTCCAAAACACTTAAATGCCTATATCATCATAACttttgttgggctcatgagCGGAACATTCTTTTCCAATGTCGAATCAATTCTTCTAACGCTGTTGTCCATTGAACGCTGGCTACATATGAGCAGACGGTCCTTGATGACACCTCGCCGCCGTTGCCTGGCAGTCGCTTTATTACTGGTCGTTCCAGCTTTATTACTAGTTTTAAATGCTGTGCAGTATTTGAGGCTTAGAAAGGTAGATGTGGCTTTAACTATTATCAATGTTGTGGTTATAGTGCTCTGCTACTTCATTACGTCATTTGCTTACTACAAACTCTATCGAATCATTCGTCAGCACCAGCAACAAGTTCAAGGGAACCAATCTTCTCAAAATGTTGGACAACCGGCAATAAACTTGGCTAAATACAAGAGGTCTGTCAAGTCTATGTTAtacatttttgctttattttctgtCACTTTAACTCCAGTCGTCGGAGGGATAGCTTTTTTGTTAAGCAGAGCCGAGAATCTTTCTTGTCTGGAAGCAACTGCAGTGTTTTATGCTTCTCTATCGATTTGCTTCTTATCTCCATCTCTTAGTCCAGCTCTTTATTTGTGGAGAATGAATGAATTGCGCGATGGAGTTAAGAGTTTATTCTGTACAAGTGACTAA
- the LOC138025608 gene encoding uncharacterized protein, translating into MNLKQLVTGPTHERGHTLDLIITRETDTVVHGIPSIGRFFSDHAVVTCRLNSIKPPVHMKTVTYRKLQAVDTGELRRDLINSRLADRTPVDLDELVHAYDDTLASLTERHAPLHTRTFTNRPRMPWFNDDIKAAIKERRRAERKWKRSGVHEHFVAFKRTNNYASLVLNQAR; encoded by the coding sequence ATGAACCTGAAGCAGCTCGTCACCGGGCCTACGCACGAACGCGGCCACACATTGGACTTGATAATCACGCGAGAGACTGATACTGTGGTACATGGAATCCCTTCGATCGGCCGCTTCTTTTCAGACCACGCTGTTGTCACCTGTCGGCTGAACTCGATTAAGCCACCTGTCCATATGAAGACCGTTACGTACAGGAAACTACAAGCAGTGGACACAGGTGAGCTGAGACGTGATCTGATCAACTCCAGATTGGCTGACCGGACTCCTGTTGACCTTGATGAATTAGTACACGCATATGATGATACTCTGGCATCCTTGACTGAACGGCATGCACCCCTGCACACTCGCACTTTCACCAACAGACCGCGCATGCCTTGGTTTAATGATGACATTAAAGCGGCAATCAAGGAGAGACGCCGTGCTGAACGCAAATGGAAAAGGTCTGGTGTTCACGAACACTTTGTCGCTTTTAAGCGCACAAACAattacgcatcactggttttaAATCAGGCTAGGTGA